The Deinococcus ruber sequence CCTTGGGCCAGTACCGGCCCGCCAGTGGCGGCAACGGATCAGGGCTGGCAGGAAGTGGCGTGATGGGGGAAACAGAGGTGGGCGTCGCGGTCATGGCATCTCCTGAGGGCCGACAGCATGAAGAAGAGCGCTGCAAGCTGTCGTTGAACCCGGTGTAGCGAACTGAGTTGGAATACGGCTGAGAGGCCCATATTATACCGCGCCGCCCTGTCCGGGCCACCTACTTTTTTCATGCCCGCATCAGGGCACGCTCAGTTTCTGCCTGCCTTCAGACTCCGGCATTCTGCGGGCGAATCCACCACACCCACAGCGCCGCCACCATCAGCAGCGACACCACCGGGCTGAGATAGGCCACGCCCGCGCAGAGCAGGCACCACCCTATGCCGATCATGGCATTGCGGCGCACGCCTGCCAGCACCACAGCCGTCTCAGGATTCAGATGAACCGTCGCCGCCACCAGCCCCACGAAGGCTGCACTGTTGAGCAGGTTGGCGAGCGCATACACCACCATCGCTGCCGTGCCGGACTCGCCGCGCAGATGCTCGGCCACGATGCTGGTGGGAAACGGCAGAAACGAGACGGTCAGCAGAAAAAAGCCGTTGGCGAGCAGCAGCGGAAAATCGACCCGCCGCACCTGCCCGATGATGATGTGGTGCCCGATCCACGACACCAGCACCGTCAGAAAGGCCAGCAGATACGACAGATACGACGGCCACAGATGAGCCAGCCCGGCCCATAGCGCCGCCGAGGTGCCGTTTTCTCCGATGTTGGGCGCTTTGATTTCCAGAATGAGCAGCGTCAGGGCGATGGCGAACACCCCGTCACTGAAAGCTTCGATGCGGTTGGGGCCTTTAAAGAAAGAGAGCATATTCCGTCTATCTTAAGGCTTTTTAAAGTAATTTTTATCTTTCACATATTCTGAGAATCGGCGGAAGGCAGATCGTAGACGCTAACGCTCAGGCCGGAAAGCTCCTGCTGGAGAATCGGCTCGATTTCGGCCCAGTCGCCGCCCGCCACACCCGCCCCGATGCGCGGCATATGCACACTCGCGCCGTGTTCCCTTGCCCACCCGTGGACCCGGCCCAGCCCTGTGCGGA is a genomic window containing:
- a CDS encoding TMEM175 family protein — encoded protein: MLSFFKGPNRIEAFSDGVFAIALTLLILEIKAPNIGENGTSAALWAGLAHLWPSYLSYLLAFLTVLVSWIGHHIIIGQVRRVDFPLLLANGFFLLTVSFLPFPTSIVAEHLRGESGTAAMVVYALANLLNSAAFVGLVAATVHLNPETAVVLAGVRRNAMIGIGWCLLCAGVAYLSPVVSLLMVAALWVWWIRPQNAGV